A stretch of Brachyhypopomus gauderio isolate BG-103 chromosome 3, BGAUD_0.2, whole genome shotgun sequence DNA encodes these proteins:
- the nif3l1 gene encoding NIF3-like protein 1 isoform X2, with protein sequence MDLKGVLEILEEFAPLSLAESWDNVGLLVEPSKSRPVKTILLTNDLTPAVMDEAEVIKSDLIISYHPPLFRPLKRLVQKDWKQQLAVRAIEAGIAVFSPHTSWDSVKGGINDWLVGGVGSGHVLVLHQALSSATQRHRLDFTAKNQEELNNILMLLRETENSETFHYSILRNEEGGQRVILTCPSSALTPVVQTVLGNDTASQSLSITQVQQPPLLGCGQGRHSVLHEPISLAVAVQRIKMHLGLPHLRLALGVQKTLESVVQSVAVCAGSGASVLQGVSADLYITGEMSHHEILDAVARGTSVILCEHSNSERGFLPVFKEKLAARLPDSVTIAISKRDRDPLEVV encoded by the exons ATGGATTTAAAGGGAGTTCTTGAGATTCTTGAGGAGTTTGCTCCTCTTTCGTTGGCTGAATCATGGGATAATGTTGGCCTGTTGGTGGAACCCAGCAAATCACGTCCAGTCAAAACAATCCTGCTCACTAATGATCTCACACCTGCTGTTATGGATGAGGCTGAAGTGATCAAATCTGACCTCATTATTTCGTACCATCCACCTCTGTTTCGACCACTCAAACGTCTGGTTCAGAAAGACTGGAAACAGCAGTTGGCTGTCCGAGCAATAGAAGCCGGGATTGCTGTTTTCTCACCACATACATCATGGGACAGTGTCAAAGGTGGCATCAATGATTGGCTGGTAGGAGGAGTAG GTAGTGGACATGTGTTGGTGCTGCACCAGGCTCTCTCTAGTGCCACTCAGAGGCATAGGTTAGACTTCACTGCCAAGAATCAAGAGGAGCTCAACAATATCTTGATGCTACTGAGAGAGACCGAAAACAGTGAAACGTTTCACTATAGCATTCTCAG GAATGAAGAGGGTGGCCAAAGAGTGATCCTGACCTGTCCTAGCTCAGCACTGACACCTGTTGTTCAGACTGTGTTAGGGAATGACACAGCCAGCCAGTCACTCAGCATCACCCAAGTCCAGCAG CCTCCTCTCCTAGGCTGTGGCCAGGGACGTCACAGTGTTTTGCATGAGCCAATATCTTTGGCCGTAGCGGTCCAGAGAATAAAGATGCACCTGGGTCTGCCTCACCTCCGACTGGCTTTGGGAGTTCAGAAAACATTAG AATCTGTAGTGCAGAGTGTTGCAGTGTGTGCTGGATCAGGAGCGTCTGTCCTGCAGGGCgtgagtgcagacctctacatCACAG GGGAGATGTCACATCATGAGATCCTAGATGCTGTTGCTAGGGGCacaagtgtcattttgtgtgaaCATAGCAACAGCGAGAGGGGTTTCCTGCCTGTGTTTAAGGAAAAGCTGGCTGCACGTCTACCAGATTCTGTTACCATAGCAATCTCCAAAAGGGACAGAGACCCActggaggtggtgtga
- the gdpd3b gene encoding lysophospholipase D GDPD1, with translation MMEVALGLCALAVGLFTMCSWYLRRNPLILHKRKCLAFHSRHISHRGGAGEQIENTMAAFTNAVKKGTEMLELDCHLTQDGYVVVSHDKNLERQTGYNTDISSLKFQNLPLYKETLEVTFNSGHYSTGHDRSFTLLEDVFNKFPQIPVNIEVKENHDLLIEKVSSLVKKYDRESITVWATEDSDIMAKCQKQNPSMPYSFTVRRVGLLLVLYYTGLLPFVPLGEGLLQFYLPRVINRTYIPDEAILRNKLVISIIDKLTMRKALFEHLVKRGIQVQLFVCNEEQDIDAAFAHGATGVMTDYPTLLSDYIHEHPIPPAM, from the exons ATGATGGAGGTTGCTTTAGGGCTCTGTGCTTTGGCTGTAGGTCTCTTCACTATGTGCTCTTGGTATTTGCGCCGCAACCCTCTCATTCTCCATAAGAGGAAATGTTTAGCTTTTCACAGCAGACATATTTCCCACAGAGGGG GTGCTGGAGAACAGATAGAAAACACTATGGCAGCTTTTACAAA TGCAGTGAAAAAGGGCACTGAGATGTTGGAACTGGACTGTCATTTAACCCAGGATGGATACGTAGTAGTGTCCCATGACAAAAACCTTGAAAGACAGACAGGATACAACACTGACATCTCCTCCCTGAAATTTCAG AACTTGCCTCTCTATAAAGAAACGCTCGAGGTTACATTCAATTCTG GGCACTACAGCACAGGACATGACCGAAGCTTCACTTTGCTAGAGGATGTCTTCAATAAATTCCCTCAGATACCTGTCAACATTGAAGTTAAAGAAAACCACGATTTATTGATAGAAAAG GTCTCCTCTCTAGTAAAAAAGTATGACAGAGAGAGTATCACAGTCTGGGCTACCGAGGACTCTGACATTATGGCAAAGTGTCAGAAACAG AACCCCTCCATGCCCTACAGCTTCACTGTGAGACGAGTGGGCCTCCTGCTGGTCCTTTACTACACTGGCCTTCTGCCTTTCGTCCCTCTAGGAGAGGGTCTACTGCAGTTCTACCTGCCAAGAGTAATCAACAG GACATATATTCCAGACGAGGCCATACTTCGGAACAAACTTGTGATCTCCATCATTGACAA GCTTACCATGAGAAAGGCTTTGTTTGAACACTTGGTGAAGCGTGGAATACAG GTGCAGTTGTTTGTGTGTAATGAGGAGCAGGACATAGATGCTGCTTTTGCACATGGAGCCACAGGAGTGATGACGGACTACCCTACACTCTTGTCAGACTACATTCATGAACACCCCATCCCACCAGCCATGTAA
- the taok2b gene encoding serine/threonine-protein kinase TAO2 isoform X1 encodes MPSSVRAGSLKDPEVAELFYREDPEKLFTDLREIGHGSFGAVYFAHDIRTNEVVAIKKMSYSGKQSNEKWQDIIKEVKFLQKLQHPNTVEYRGCYLREHTAWLVMEYCLGSASDLLEVHKKPLQEVEIAAIIHGALQGLVYLHSHNMIHRDVKAGNILLTEPGQVKLGDFGSASIVAPANSFVGTPYWMAPEVILAMDEGQYDGKVDVWSLGITCIELAERKPPLFNMNAMSALYHIAQNESPVLQSNHWSDYFRNFVDSCLQKIVQDRPTSDVLLKHHFLCRERPLTVVMDLIARTKDAVRELDNLQYRKMKKILFQETHNGPAAEGAEEEEDVEQYMLRTGTVNSMESSHSLPSMSISASSQSSSVNSLADGSDDSGEMAMMQEGEHTVTSNSSVLHKPLSHDNIYDDPYQPEVDSQQQGPSGGGGGRRRRGRDHFATIRTASLVTRQIQEHEQGSALREQMSGYKRMRRQHQKQLMALENKLKAEMDEHQLRLDKELETQRNNFSSEGDKLGKKHQAILEKETKATLTEEKKFQQHILAQQKKELTTLLESQKRQYRQRKEQLKEELNENQSTPKREKQEWLVQQKECLQQIQAEEEAGLLRRQRQYYELQCRQYKRKMLLSRHNLEQDLLREDLNKKQTLKDLECAMLLRHHESTQELEFRQLGLVQRTRADLIRTQHQSELTNQMEYNKRREQELRQKHAVEVRQQPKSLRVSEHDGDAGTGRGLADVAEEPGSARVEEVLEEGGRLGVEGADVEDVVEEDRGGHVDGGEESDRKGGTGCSSGGLADADRHEEHLRVRDGPDEKETELEHDEAESAGEQRRSLLTVEAGRQEWEREKEGREGDEGAGSWRLGAEPHWGDEEDAGTEDEGEEYDRGVADGCPSEAISASSHERRPCERDVDELSEFYFPDTLEELEPPLMRPPPSPSPSQPSLPSIFSHAICLVLSLSAAAQPSVPTLLFLAVFLLSLRRSPPLPSLSSVLLSAELASLALFFSYLFLRSLLSLSLSAYLSLALWASGLFSLGLALSLGLYYVPVALVSAFFLSSPSLFLSLYLAVVLVVRPARVFLQNAPRKLRRLWVRLLFRLPRPLFALYQSLLGGLAERSFYDMFPKAGRNWGGRCSRIPVPVKSLPAKYQTTSNGAALLTRCLQWARRFARRPLGVLADLANSVVLRLASQVLKQLPSGCLSKLRALGLLREEKPSRLPRLLPRALRLHRQRLRERRERELRRRAQRERMYREEGRWETGLRRTPSGRSMRGKMVPWR; translated from the exons ATGCCGTCGAGTGTGCGGGCAGGGAGTCTGAAGGACCCGGAGGTGGCTGAGCTCTTTTATAGGGAAGACCCAGAGAAGCTCTTCACGGACCTGCGCGAAATAGGCCATGGCAGCTTCGGAGCCGTGTACTTT GCCCACGACATCCGCACCAATGAGGTGGTGGCCATCAAGAAGATGTCCTATAGTGGCAAGCAATCAAACGAG AAGTGGCAGGACATTATCAAAGAGGTGAAGTTCCTGCAGAAGTTGCAACACCCCAACACTGTGGAGTACAGAGGCTGCTACCTGAGGGAGCACACGGCATGG CTGGTGATGGAGTACTGTTTGGGTTCAGCATCAGACTTGTTGGAAG TGCACAAGAAGCCATTGCAGGAAGTGGAGATTGCAGCGATTATTCATGGTGCACTCCAGGGCCTGGTGTACCTTCACTCCCACAACATGATTCACAG GGATGTGAAAGCAGGCAATATTCTGCTGACTGAACCAGGCCAGGTCAAGCTGGGGGACTTTGGCTCTGCCTCCATTGTCGCCCCTGCCAACTCTTTCGTAGGCACGCCCTACTG GATGGCTCCAGAGGTTATCCTGGCCATGGATGAGGGCCAGTATGATGGGAAAGTGGATGTGTGGTCACTCGGCATCACCTGTATAGAACTGG cgGAGAGGAAACCTCCCTTGTTTAACATGAATGCTATGAGTGCCTTATACCACATCGCCCAGAACGAAAGCCCAGTCCTGCAGTCTAATCACTG GTCGGATTATTTCCGAAATTTTGTGGACTCCTGTCTGCAGAAGATTGTCCAGGACAGACCTACCTCTGACGTACTGCTCAAG CATCATTTCCTGTGCCGGGAGCGTCCGCTGACCGTTGTGATGGATCTGATTGCACGCACCAAAGACGCCGTGCGAGAGCTGGACAACCTGCAGTACCGTAAGATGAAGAAGATTCTCTTCCAGGAAACTCACAATGGCCCTGCGGCCGAGGGTgccgaagaggaggag GACGTGGAGCAGTACATGCTGCGTACGGGCACAGTGAACAGCATGGAGAGTTCACACTCGCTACCCTCCATGTCCATCAGCGCCAGCTCCCAGAGCTCCTCCGTCAACAGCCTGGCCGACGGCTCGGACGACAGCGGCGAGATGGCCATGATGCAGGAGGGCGAGCACACGGTCACCTCCAACAGCTCCGTGCTGCATAAACCCTTG AGCCATGATAACATCTATGATGACCCCTACCAGCCCGAGGTGGACTCCCAGCAGCAGGGTCCCTCCGGCGGGGGCGGGGGGCGGCGACGGCGTGGCCGGGACCATTTCGCCACCATCCGGACGGCGTCTCTGGTGACGCGGCAGATCCAGGAGCACGAGCAGGGCTCGGCGCTGCGTGAGCAGATGTCCGGCTACAAGCGCATGCGGCGCCAGCACCAGAAGCAGCTGATGGCCCTGGAGAACAAGCTGAAGGCGGAGATGGACGAGCACCAGCTGCGTCTGGACAAGGAGCTGGAGACCCAGAGGAACAACTTCAGCAGCGAGGGTGACAAGCTCGGCAAGAAGCACCAGGCCATCCTGGAGAAGGAG ACCAAGGCTACTTTAACTGAAGAGAAGAAATTCCAGCAGCACATCCTGGCCCAGCAGAAGAAGGAGCTCACAACTCTGCTCGAATCTCAAAAACGCCAGTACAGGCAGCGCAAAGAGCAGCTCAAGGAG GAGCTGAATGAGAACCAGTCCACGCCCAAGCGGGAGAAGCAGGAGTGGCTGGTGCAGCAGAAGGAGTGTCTGCAGCAGATCCAGGCggaggaggaggcggggcttctgCGCCGCCAGAGGCAGTACTACGAGCTGCAGTGCCGCCAGTACAAGAGGAAGATGCTGCTGTCCCGACACAACCTGGAGCAGGACCTGCTCAGagag GACCTGAACAAAAAACAGACCCTGAAGGACCTGGAGTGCGCCATGCTGCTACGCCACCACGAGTCCACGCAGGAGCTGGAGTTCCGGCAGCTGGGCCTGGTTCAGCGCACGCGGGCCGACCTGATCCGCACGCAGCACCAGAGCGAGCTCACCAACCAGATGGAGTACAACAAGCGGCGGGAGCAGGAGCTGCGGCAGAAGCACGCCGTGGAGGTCCGCCAGCAGCCCAAGAGCCTGCGAGTGAGTGAGCACGACGGAGACGCCGGGACGGGCCGAGGGCTCGCTGACGTGGCGGAGGAACCGGGAAGTGCGAGGGTAgaggaggtgttggaggagggagGCAGGCTGGGTGTGGAGGGGGCGGACGTGGAGGATGTTGTAGAGGAGGACAGGGGAGGTCATGTGGATGGAGGTGAGGAAAGTGACAGGAAAGGTGGGACTGGGTGTAGCAGTGGAGGCCTGGCTGATGCAGACCGACACGAAGAGCATTTAAGGGTCCGGgacgggccggacgagaaagAGACGGAGCTCGAACACGACGAAGCTGAAAGCGCAGGTGAACAGAGACGGAGCCTCCTCACAGTGGAGGCAGGGAGGCAggagtgggaaagagagaaggaggggagagagggggatgaaGGGGCAGGTAGCTGGAGACTGGGAGCTGAACCACACTGGGGTGATGAGGAGGATGCAGGCACAGAGGACGAAGGGGAGGAGTACGATAGGGGTGTGGCCGATGGCTGTCCGTCAGAGGCGATTTCCGCCTCCTCTCACGAGCGTCGGCCTTGTGAGCGAGACGTGGACGAGCTCTCCGAATTCTACTTCCCTGATACATTAGAGGAACTGGAGCCCCCGCTGATGCGtccgcccccctccccctcgcCCTCTCAGCCTTCTCTGCCCTCTATCTTCTCCCATGCCATCTGTCTGGTGCTGTCTCTCTCCGCGGCGGCGCAGCCCTCCGTGCccaccctcctcttcctggCCGTCTTCCTCCTGTCGCTGCGCCGCTCCCCGCCGCTGCCCTCGCTCTCCTCCGTCCTGCTGTCGGCTGAGCTGGCCTCCCTGGCGCTCTTCTTCTCCTACCTCTTCCTCCGCtcgctcctctccctctccctctccgcgTACCTGTCGCTCGCACTCTGGGCCTCGGGCCTCTTCAGCCTGGGGCTGGCTCTGAGTCTGGGCCTTTACTATGTGCCCGTGGCCCTGGTCTCGGCCTTCTTCCTCAGCTCACCCtcgctcttcctctccctctacctcgccgtggtgctggtggtgcggCCCGCCCGGGTCTTTCTCCAGAACGCCCCGCGCAAGCTCCGCCGCCTCTGGGTGCGCCTGCTCTTCCGCCTGCCCCGGCCCCTTTTCGCCCTCTACCAGTCCCTGCTGGGCGGCCTGGCTGAGCGTAGCTTCTACGACATGTTCCCCAAAGCTGGCCGCAACTGGGGTGGCCGGTGCTCCAGGATCCCCGTGCCTGTAAAGAGCCTCCCTGCCAAGTACCAGACCACGAGTAATGGCGCAGCCCTGCTCACCCGCTGTCTGCAGTGGGCCAGACGCTTTGCCCGGCGCCCCCTAGGGGTCCTAGCAGATCTTGCGAACTCTGTAGTACTGCGTCTGGCTAGCCAGGTGCTTAAGCAGCTCCCTTCAGGCTGCCTGAGTAAGCTGAGGGCTTTGGGGCTCCTGCGGGAGGAAAAGCCCAGCAGGCTGCCCCGCCTCCTGCCACGGGCGCTGAGGCTGCACAGGCAAAGgctgagggagaggagagagagggagctgcGGAGGAGGGCTCAAAGGGAGAGGATGTAcagggaagaggggaggtgggAGACTGGGCTCAGGAGAACGCCGTCGGGCAGGAGCATGAGGGGGAAGATGGTGCCGTGGAGGTAG
- the nif3l1 gene encoding NIF3-like protein 1 isoform X1, which produces MHFGYKGAFRRLLQLSCHLSHPKFNNNIIFKSSTDFLGTNFSTLRRSSRLRSPLRHSYAFCSPPIPLHCSHQYLTPSVSLLFFSPHTSLKFYGCPSRSNQCAAIMDLKGVLEILEEFAPLSLAESWDNVGLLVEPSKSRPVKTILLTNDLTPAVMDEAEVIKSDLIISYHPPLFRPLKRLVQKDWKQQLAVRAIEAGIAVFSPHTSWDSVKGGINDWLVGGVGSGHVLVLHQALSSATQRHRLDFTAKNQEELNNILMLLRETENSETFHYSILRNEEGGQRVILTCPSSALTPVVQTVLGNDTASQSLSITQVQQPPLLGCGQGRHSVLHEPISLAVAVQRIKMHLGLPHLRLALGVQKTLESVVQSVAVCAGSGASVLQGVSADLYITGEMSHHEILDAVARGTSVILCEHSNSERGFLPVFKEKLAARLPDSVTIAISKRDRDPLEVV; this is translated from the exons ATGCATTTTGGATATAAAGGTGCGTTTAGAAGACTCTTACAACTGAGCTGCCATCTGTCTCATCCCAAGTTCAACAATAACATTATCTTTAAAAGCAGTACCGATTTCTTGGGTACAAACTTCTCAACTTTACGTCGTTCCTCCCGACTTCGTTCTCCCTTGCGTCATTCTTATGCATTTTGCAGCCCCCCCATCCCTCTCCACTGTTCTCATCAGTATCTCACCCCTTCTGTATCTTtgctctttttctctcctcacacctccctgAAGTTTTACGGTTGTCCCTCTCGGTCTAACCAGTGTGCTGCTATCATGGATTTAAAGGGAGTTCTTGAGATTCTTGAGGAGTTTGCTCCTCTTTCGTTGGCTGAATCATGGGATAATGTTGGCCTGTTGGTGGAACCCAGCAAATCACGTCCAGTCAAAACAATCCTGCTCACTAATGATCTCACACCTGCTGTTATGGATGAGGCTGAAGTGATCAAATCTGACCTCATTATTTCGTACCATCCACCTCTGTTTCGACCACTCAAACGTCTGGTTCAGAAAGACTGGAAACAGCAGTTGGCTGTCCGAGCAATAGAAGCCGGGATTGCTGTTTTCTCACCACATACATCATGGGACAGTGTCAAAGGTGGCATCAATGATTGGCTGGTAGGAGGAGTAG GTAGTGGACATGTGTTGGTGCTGCACCAGGCTCTCTCTAGTGCCACTCAGAGGCATAGGTTAGACTTCACTGCCAAGAATCAAGAGGAGCTCAACAATATCTTGATGCTACTGAGAGAGACCGAAAACAGTGAAACGTTTCACTATAGCATTCTCAG GAATGAAGAGGGTGGCCAAAGAGTGATCCTGACCTGTCCTAGCTCAGCACTGACACCTGTTGTTCAGACTGTGTTAGGGAATGACACAGCCAGCCAGTCACTCAGCATCACCCAAGTCCAGCAG CCTCCTCTCCTAGGCTGTGGCCAGGGACGTCACAGTGTTTTGCATGAGCCAATATCTTTGGCCGTAGCGGTCCAGAGAATAAAGATGCACCTGGGTCTGCCTCACCTCCGACTGGCTTTGGGAGTTCAGAAAACATTAG AATCTGTAGTGCAGAGTGTTGCAGTGTGTGCTGGATCAGGAGCGTCTGTCCTGCAGGGCgtgagtgcagacctctacatCACAG GGGAGATGTCACATCATGAGATCCTAGATGCTGTTGCTAGGGGCacaagtgtcattttgtgtgaaCATAGCAACAGCGAGAGGGGTTTCCTGCCTGTGTTTAAGGAAAAGCTGGCTGCACGTCTACCAGATTCTGTTACCATAGCAATCTCCAAAAGGGACAGAGACCCActggaggtggtgtga
- the taok2b gene encoding serine/threonine-protein kinase TAO2 isoform X2, producing the protein MPSSVRAGSLKDPEVAELFYREDPEKLFTDLREIGHGSFGAVYFAHDIRTNEVVAIKKMSYSGKQSNEKWQDIIKEVKFLQKLQHPNTVEYRGCYLREHTAWLVMEYCLGSASDLLEVHKKPLQEVEIAAIIHGALQGLVYLHSHNMIHRDVKAGNILLTEPGQVKLGDFGSASIVAPANSFVGTPYWMAPEVILAMDEGQYDGKVDVWSLGITCIELAERKPPLFNMNAMSALYHIAQNESPVLQSNHWSDYFRNFVDSCLQKIVQDRPTSDVLLKHHFLCRERPLTVVMDLIARTKDAVRELDNLQYRKMKKILFQETHNGPAAEGAEEEEDVEQYMLRTGTVNSMESSHSLPSMSISASSQSSSVNSLADGSDDSGEMAMMQEGEHTVTSNSSVLHKPLSHDNIYDDPYQPEVDSQQQGPSGGGGGRRRRGRDHFATIRTASLVTRQIQEHEQGSALREQMSGYKRMRRQHQKQLMALENKLKAEMDEHQLRLDKELETQRNNFSSEGDKLGKKHQAILEKETKATLTEEKKFQQHILAQQKKELTTLLESQKRQYRQRKEQLKEELNENQSTPKREKQEWLVQQKECLQQIQAEEEAGLLRRQRQYYELQCRQYKRKMLLSRHNLEQDLLREDLNKKQTLKDLECAMLLRHHESTQELEFRQLGLVQRTRADLIRTQHQSELTNQMEYNKRREQELRQKHAVEVRQQPKSLRSKELQIKRQFQDTCKIQTRQYKALRSHLLESTPKADHKAVLKRLKDEQTRKLAILAEQYDHSINDMLSTQALRLDETQEAEYQSLKMQLQQELELLNAYQSKIKIHTDSQHEREVKDLEQRVSIRRALLEQRIEEEMLSLQNERSERIRSLLERQASEIEAFDSESLRLGFSSLALTGIPSEAYPKQGYPSSQTPRSSSHWSHGGAVHGQARRGPSRAESSSSHGLGLARDGPAHHSSRSSSSSSSSSSSSHHHRHHLPQHYHHQSTPQLYRERERDREREREKEREWGGGGSRGDLAHPHAFSHHLPSRSSSQSLALLPPPPPAPPTISLSSSSSGQASSSSSQGVYGGGGGGGGLVVRGPSLMALRNSPQPLRRTASGGGPGGSGSGDGVLSRSTSVTSHISNGSHLSYS; encoded by the exons ATGCCGTCGAGTGTGCGGGCAGGGAGTCTGAAGGACCCGGAGGTGGCTGAGCTCTTTTATAGGGAAGACCCAGAGAAGCTCTTCACGGACCTGCGCGAAATAGGCCATGGCAGCTTCGGAGCCGTGTACTTT GCCCACGACATCCGCACCAATGAGGTGGTGGCCATCAAGAAGATGTCCTATAGTGGCAAGCAATCAAACGAG AAGTGGCAGGACATTATCAAAGAGGTGAAGTTCCTGCAGAAGTTGCAACACCCCAACACTGTGGAGTACAGAGGCTGCTACCTGAGGGAGCACACGGCATGG CTGGTGATGGAGTACTGTTTGGGTTCAGCATCAGACTTGTTGGAAG TGCACAAGAAGCCATTGCAGGAAGTGGAGATTGCAGCGATTATTCATGGTGCACTCCAGGGCCTGGTGTACCTTCACTCCCACAACATGATTCACAG GGATGTGAAAGCAGGCAATATTCTGCTGACTGAACCAGGCCAGGTCAAGCTGGGGGACTTTGGCTCTGCCTCCATTGTCGCCCCTGCCAACTCTTTCGTAGGCACGCCCTACTG GATGGCTCCAGAGGTTATCCTGGCCATGGATGAGGGCCAGTATGATGGGAAAGTGGATGTGTGGTCACTCGGCATCACCTGTATAGAACTGG cgGAGAGGAAACCTCCCTTGTTTAACATGAATGCTATGAGTGCCTTATACCACATCGCCCAGAACGAAAGCCCAGTCCTGCAGTCTAATCACTG GTCGGATTATTTCCGAAATTTTGTGGACTCCTGTCTGCAGAAGATTGTCCAGGACAGACCTACCTCTGACGTACTGCTCAAG CATCATTTCCTGTGCCGGGAGCGTCCGCTGACCGTTGTGATGGATCTGATTGCACGCACCAAAGACGCCGTGCGAGAGCTGGACAACCTGCAGTACCGTAAGATGAAGAAGATTCTCTTCCAGGAAACTCACAATGGCCCTGCGGCCGAGGGTgccgaagaggaggag GACGTGGAGCAGTACATGCTGCGTACGGGCACAGTGAACAGCATGGAGAGTTCACACTCGCTACCCTCCATGTCCATCAGCGCCAGCTCCCAGAGCTCCTCCGTCAACAGCCTGGCCGACGGCTCGGACGACAGCGGCGAGATGGCCATGATGCAGGAGGGCGAGCACACGGTCACCTCCAACAGCTCCGTGCTGCATAAACCCTTG AGCCATGATAACATCTATGATGACCCCTACCAGCCCGAGGTGGACTCCCAGCAGCAGGGTCCCTCCGGCGGGGGCGGGGGGCGGCGACGGCGTGGCCGGGACCATTTCGCCACCATCCGGACGGCGTCTCTGGTGACGCGGCAGATCCAGGAGCACGAGCAGGGCTCGGCGCTGCGTGAGCAGATGTCCGGCTACAAGCGCATGCGGCGCCAGCACCAGAAGCAGCTGATGGCCCTGGAGAACAAGCTGAAGGCGGAGATGGACGAGCACCAGCTGCGTCTGGACAAGGAGCTGGAGACCCAGAGGAACAACTTCAGCAGCGAGGGTGACAAGCTCGGCAAGAAGCACCAGGCCATCCTGGAGAAGGAG ACCAAGGCTACTTTAACTGAAGAGAAGAAATTCCAGCAGCACATCCTGGCCCAGCAGAAGAAGGAGCTCACAACTCTGCTCGAATCTCAAAAACGCCAGTACAGGCAGCGCAAAGAGCAGCTCAAGGAG GAGCTGAATGAGAACCAGTCCACGCCCAAGCGGGAGAAGCAGGAGTGGCTGGTGCAGCAGAAGGAGTGTCTGCAGCAGATCCAGGCggaggaggaggcggggcttctgCGCCGCCAGAGGCAGTACTACGAGCTGCAGTGCCGCCAGTACAAGAGGAAGATGCTGCTGTCCCGACACAACCTGGAGCAGGACCTGCTCAGagag GACCTGAACAAAAAACAGACCCTGAAGGACCTGGAGTGCGCCATGCTGCTACGCCACCACGAGTCCACGCAGGAGCTGGAGTTCCGGCAGCTGGGCCTGGTTCAGCGCACGCGGGCCGACCTGATCCGCACGCAGCACCAGAGCGAGCTCACCAACCAGATGGAGTACAACAAGCGGCGGGAGCAGGAGCTGCGGCAGAAGCACGCCGTGGAGGTCCGCCAGCAGCCCAAGAGCCTGCGA TCTAAGGAGCTGCAGATCAAACGTCAGTTCCAGGACACGTGTAAGATCCAGACCCGGCAGTACAAGGCCCTGCGCAGCCACCTGCTGGAGAGCACGCCCAAGGCGGACCACAAGGCCGTGCTGAAGCGGCTGAAGGACGAGCAGACGCGCAAGCTGGCCATCCTGGCCGAGCAGTACGACCACTCCATCAACGACATGCTGTCCACACAGGCT CTTCGCTTGGATGAAACGCAGGAGGCGGAGTATCAGTCACTAAAGATGCAGCTGCAGCAGGAACTAGAGCTTCTGAATGCCTATCAGAGCAAGATTAAGATCCACACTGACTCCCAGCATGAGAGAGAAGTCAAAGACCTGGAGCAGAGGGTGTCCATCCGCAGAGCTCTTCTGGAGCAAAGG aTTGAGGAGGAGATGCTGTCCCTGCAGAACGAGCGATCGGAGAGGATCCGATCGCTGCTTGAGCGCCAGGCCAGCGAAATTGAGGCTTTTGACTCAGAGAGCCTGCGACTTGGATTCAGCAGCCTGGCCCTGACGGGCATTCCGTCTGAGGCCTACCCCAAACAGGGCTACCCGTCCAGCCAGACACCCCGGTCCTCCAGCCACTGGAGTCACGGTGGAGCAGTGCACGGCCAGGCCCGCCGGGGTCCCAGCCGAGCCGAGTCTTCGTCCTCTCACGGTCTGGGCTTGGCCCGTGATGGCCCCGCCCACCATTCCTCCCGCTCATCCTCGTCATCCTCGTCATCGTCCTCTTCCTCgcaccaccaccgccaccatCTCCCTCAGCACTACCACCACCAGAGCACACCCCAGCTGTACAGGGAACGGGAGAGGGATCGAGAGAGGGAgcgggagaaagagagggagtgggggggaggggggagtcgAGGCGACCTTGCCCACCCCCACGCCTTCTCCCACCACCTACCCTCCCGCTCCTCCTCCCAGTCCCTggctctcctccctcctccgcccccagccccgcccaccatctcgctctcctcctcctcctctggccaGGCCTCGTCGTCCTCCTCACAGGGCGTGtatggagggggaggaggaggtgggggccTGGTGGTACGTGGCCCTAGCCTCATGGCTCTGAGGAACAGCCCTCAGCCCCTGCGCAGGACGGCCTCCGGGGGCGGCCCCGGAGGGTCGGGCAGTGGGGACGGAGTCTTGAGCCGCAGTACCTCGGTCACCTCTCACATCTCTAATGGATCCCACCTCTCCTATTCTTAG